The Alosa alosa isolate M-15738 ecotype Scorff River chromosome 9, AALO_Geno_1.1, whole genome shotgun sequence genome includes a region encoding these proteins:
- the foxq2 gene encoding forkhead box Q2, which translates to MEESGINTESRGLLGLRFTIDYLLFNKGAKSEWEGSEMESTNVSKDSPDTQDSQREETPRDEEECPKSASPEMGTDASEEDNDEEVKGEGAECSDGQEDKPTQSYIALISMAILASEEKKLLLCDIYQWIMDHYPYFKNKDKNWRNSVRHNLSLNECFIKAGRSENGKGHFWAIHPANYEDFSKGEYHRRRARRRIRRVVGQLPYPLMSPYHPLHRLKGAPCWCCPPNHQLPYLPPGIYWGLAALQARRNITNHALL; encoded by the exons ATGGAAGAAAGCGGCATTAATACCGAATCGCGGGGGCTTTTAGGATTACGCTTTACTATTGACTATCTGCTGTTCAACAAAGGTGCCAAGAGTGAGTGGGAGGGTTCAGAGATGGAAAGCACCAACGTAAGCAAAGATTCCCCCGACACCCAGGACAGTCAAAGGGAGGAGACCCCTCGAGATGAAGAAGAGTGTCCAAAAAGTGCAAGCCCAGAGATGGGTACAGATGCATCCGAAGAGGACAATGATGAGGAGGTCAAAGGTGAGGGGGCAGAATGTAGTGACGGCCAAGAAGACAAGCCCACCCAGTCCTACATTGCATTGATCTCAATGGCCATTCTGGCTTCGGAGGAGAAGAAGCTTTTGTTGTGTGACATCTACCAGTGGATCATGGATCACTATCCTTATTTCAAGAACAAG GACAAAAATTGGAGGAACAGTGTCCGACACAACCTCTCCCTGAACGAATGCTTCATCAAGGCAGGGCGCAGTGAAAACGGCAAAGGCCACTTCTGGGCCATCCACCCAGCTAACTACGAGGACTTCTCCAAAGGGGAGTACCACCGGCGTCGGGCCCGCCGGCGGATCCGCCGGGTCGTTGGGCAGCTCCCGTACCCCCTCATGTCCCCTTATCACCCCCTCCATCGACTCAAGGGGGCACCGTGCTGGTGTTGCCCCCCGAACCACCAGCTGCCCTACCTGCCTCCTGGGATCTACTGGGGGTTGGCCGCCTTGCAGGCTCGACGCAACATCACCAACCACGCTCTGTTATAG
- the map2k2a gene encoding dual specificity mitogen-activated protein kinase kinase 2a encodes MAPKKRPGPIVITPAGEGQAVSTNAAIEASLVDLPKMLGELDLDEQQRKRLEAFLTQKAKVGELKDDDFHLICELGAGNGGVVHKVRHKPSGLVMARKLIHLEIKPAIRNQIIRELQVLHECNSPYIVGFYGAFYSDGEISICMEHMDGGSLDQVLKEAKRVPEEILGKVSIAVLRGLAYLREKHQIMHRDVKPSNILVNSRGEIKLCDFGVSGQLIDSMANSFVGTRSYMSPERLQGTHYSVQSDVWSMGLSLVELAIGRFPIPPPDAKELEAIFGRSVLNEAGGEALSTSPRPKPPGRPVSGHGMDSRPAMAIFELLDYIVNEPPPKLPHGVYTSDFQDFVNKCLIKNPADRADLKMLVSHTFIKRAEVEKVDFAGWLCKTMGLNQPSTPTRCAE; translated from the exons ATGGCCCCAAAGAAGAGACCTGGCCCCATTGTCATAACACCTGCTGGAGAGGGGCAAGCGGTTTCAACCAATGCAGCAATTGA GGCCAGTCTAGTAGACCTACCGAAAATGTTAGGGGAACTGGACTTGGATGAGCAGCAGAGGAAACGCTTGGAGGCTTTTCTCACACAGAAAGCAAAGGTGGGCGAACTCAAAGATGATGACTTCCACCTCATCTGCGAGCTCGGTGCCGGCAACGGTGGAGTGGTCCACAAAGTCCGTCACAAACCCTCTGGACTAGTTATGGCAAGGAAG CTTATCCATTTAGAAATCAAGCCAGCGATCAGGAACCAGATCATCAGAGAACTTCAAGTGCTGCACGAATGCAACTCTCCCTACATAGTGGGCTTCTATGGGGCTTTCTACAGCGATGGCGAGATTAGTATCTGTATGGAGCACATG GATGGAGGGTCCCTTGACCAGGTCCTGAAAGAAGCCAAGAGAGTCCCGGAAGAAATACTTGGGAAAGTCAGCATAGCT GTACTTAGAGGACTTGCGTATCTCCGAGAGAAGCATCAAATTATGCATAGAG ACGTCAAACCGTCCAACATCTTGGTGAACTCGCGAGGGGAGATCAAGCTGTGCGACTTTGGCGTGAGCGGCCAGCTCATCGACTCCATGGCCAACTCCTTCGTGGGAACCCGTTCCTACATGTCG CCGGAGAGACTGCAGGGCACGCATTACTCGGTACAGTCGGACGTGTGGAGCATGGGCCTGTCGCTGGTGGAGCTGGCCATCGGCCGCTTCCCCATCCCCCCGCCCGACGCCAAGGAGCTGGAGGCCATCTTCGGGCGGTCCGTGCTGAACGAGGCTGGCGGGGAGGCGCTCAGCACCTCGCCCAGGCCCAAACCCCCTGGACGGCCCGTCAGCG GACACGGAATGGACAGTCGTCCGGCGATGGCTATATTTGAACTACTGGACTACATTGTCAATGAG CCTCCACCCAAGCTGCCACATGGAGTCTACACCTCCGACTTCCAGGACTTTGTGAATAAATG CCTCATAAAGAACCCTGCAGACCGGGCCGACCTGAAGATGCTCGTG AGTCACACGTTCATCAAGCGCGCCGAGGTGGAGAAGGTGGACTTCGCCGGCTGGCTGTGCAAAACCATGGGCCTCAACCAACCCAGCACTCCGACCCGATGTGCCGAATGA
- the pias4a gene encoding E3 SUMO-protein ligase PIAS4-A, protein MAAEQVEAMNMVKSFRVSDLQTLLASMGRSKSGLKQDLVVRALKLVQSECSPELLKSVRQLYETRFPKTSGWLAARRPEAVPVSYSSISSSASRGLTQSQGADYLNGGGLPKQTAAPAAEVKLVSLPFYQTLETLLPPTELIAQNNEKLQDSQCIFELTQSQVDQIRNSSEHRPGIKSVQVVLRICYTDSIGVQEDQYPPNIAVRVNQSFCHVPGYYPSNKPGVEPRRPCRPVNITPWLHLSTTTNRVTITWGNFGKRYSVAIYLVRVFTSAELFNQLKHCSVESAERCRERIQDKLRFDPESEIATTGLRVSLICPLVKMRLGVPCRVLTCAHLQCFDAVFFLQMNEKKPTWTCPVCDKPAPFELLTIDGLLSEILKETEEEVEEIEYLTDGSWRPIGDERDKEKERERSHTPVYPLVDICVSEVNGHSPAHSSTSQSAKSGSGGSSAPAASGVVVDLTLDSSSDEEAGGGGGAGGDSSDTDDSQDSPSPKRGRYNYDKDLVTAY, encoded by the exons ATGGCGGCCGAACAAGTCGAAGCGATG AATATGGTGAAGAGTTTCCGGGTGTCTGACCTGCAGACACTGCTGGCCTCTATGGGCCGCAGCAAGAGTGGCCTGAAGCAGGACCTGGTGGTGCGGGCGCTGAAGCTGGTTCAGTCCGAATGCAGCCCGGAGCTGCTGAAGAGTGTGCGGCAGCTCTACGAGACGCGCTTCCCCAAGACATCGGGCTGGCTGGCGGCACGCCGCCCGGAGGCCGTGCCCGTCAGTTACTCGTCCATCAGCAGCTCGGCGTCCAGGGGCCTGACGCAGTCGCAGGGCGCAGACTACCTCAATGGCGGCGGCCTCCCCAAGCAGACGGCCGCCCCCGCAGCCGAGGTCAAGCTGGTGTCGCTGCCTTTCTACCAGACCCTGGAGACACTGCTGCCCCCCACAGAGCTAA TTGCCCAGAATAATGAGAAACTGCAGGACAGTCAATGCATATTTGAACTGACACAAAGTCAAGTGGATCAAATCAGAAACTCCAG TGAACATCGCCCAGGCATTAAGTCTGTCCAGGTGGTTCTCAG AATCTGTTATACAGACTCCATTGGTGTTCAGGAAGATCAGTACCCCCCTAATATTGCTGTGAGAGTCAACCAGTCCTTCTGTCATGTGCCA GGTTACTACCCTTCTAATAAACCGGGTGTGGAGCCACGTCGCCCCTGCCGCCCCGTCAATATCACCCCCTGGCTGCATCTTTCCACCACTACCAACAGAGTCACCATCACGTGGGGCAACTTTGGCAAG cgtTACTCGGTGGCTATATATCTTGTGAGGGTCTTCACGTCAGCAGAACTCTTCAATCAGCTCAAACACTGCTCAGTGGAGAGTGCCGAACGTTGTCGTGAGCGCA TCCAAGACAAGTTGCGCTTCGACCCAGAGAGTGAGATTGCCACCACGGGGTTGCGAGTATCCCTGATTTGTCCA CTGGTGAAGATGCGTCTGGGTGTGCCATGCCGCGTGCTCACCTGTGCACACCTGCAGTGTTTCGATGCCGTCTTCTTCTTGCAAATGAACGAGAAGAAGCCCACCTGGACCTGTCCAGTCTGCGACAAGCCCGCTCCCTTTGAGTTGCTCACTATTGACGG GTTGCTCTCTGAGATACTGAAGGAGAccgaggaggaggtggaggagatcgAGTACCTGACCGACGGCTCCTGGAGACCCATTGGAGACGAGAGGGACAAGGAGAAGGAGCGCGAGCGCAGCCACACGCCTGTCTACCCCCtggttgacatat GTGTCTCGGAGGTGAATGGCCACTCTCCAGCCCACAGcagcaccagccaatcagcgAAGTCGGGATCAGGCGGGTCGTCGGCCCCGGCAGCGTCGGGCGTGGTGGTCGACCTGACGCTGGACTCCTCCTCCGACGAGGAGGCCGGCGGCGGTGGCGGCGCGGGAGGAGACAGCTCTGACACAGACGACAGCCAGGACAGCCCGTCGCCCAAGAGAGGCCGGTACAACTACGACAAGGACCTGGTGACGGCCTACTGA